One region of Oxalobacteraceae bacterium OTU3CAMAD1 genomic DNA includes:
- a CDS encoding glycoside hydrolase family 97 protein, with protein sequence MILVLLLAVAAQSHAAEQQHLATVQSPDKNLQYIFYQTTAATGERQLYYRVNYKHKPVILDSLLDLQLDNHLSESSMALKIDRHKKWFDNLAITGNSTTTHAATWKPLHGEQAEIPDNYNQLTVNMVKDDNPDYTMKLEVRAYNEGAAFRFVFPENPKGSYYRVTQENTEFTLPVETKAWFAGWAQAPYKKLELANWPDEAERPLTLEVLGGIHVALLEAQMVDYSRTKFKLSKTKPNTIVTAMHDPADLISPFATPWRGIMIAESAGALVDNNHFILNLNPPSKIAKPDWIKPGKIMRVMTQTTAAAKANIDFAVKHKLQYVLFDWKWYGPAFSFDSDATKVAIPDFDLPAIIKYGKDRGVGIWLYVNQQALLTQSDTLFKTYKDWGVKGVKFGFAQVGSHRWSTWVNKAIQQAADAQIMVNIHDDWRPTGEQRTWPNLLTSEGVRGNEEMPDATHNTVLPFTRYLAGAADYTICYFDPRIKTTHAHQLALAAIYYSPLQTLYWYDRPEKENNEPELEFWDKIPVSWDQSKVISGKPGESVTVARRSGADWFIGAITNNDARNVSIPLNFLEKGKKYQATLYADDAAAPTTTKVGIERRAVDASSVIEAKLSASGGVAIWITPAQP encoded by the coding sequence ATGATCTTGGTTCTGCTGCTTGCGGTTGCTGCGCAGAGCCACGCGGCGGAGCAACAGCATCTGGCCACCGTGCAGTCGCCCGATAAGAACCTGCAGTACATCTTCTATCAAACCACGGCAGCCACCGGCGAGCGGCAGCTGTATTACCGCGTCAACTACAAACACAAGCCCGTCATCCTCGATTCGCTGCTGGACCTGCAACTGGACAACCACCTGTCCGAAAGCTCGATGGCGCTCAAAATCGACCGCCACAAAAAATGGTTCGACAACCTGGCCATCACCGGCAACAGCACCACCACCCACGCCGCCACCTGGAAACCCCTGCACGGCGAACAAGCCGAGATTCCGGACAACTACAACCAGCTGACCGTGAACATGGTCAAGGACGACAATCCCGACTACACGATGAAGCTGGAAGTGCGCGCCTACAACGAGGGCGCCGCCTTCCGCTTCGTGTTCCCGGAAAACCCCAAAGGCAGCTACTACCGCGTCACGCAGGAAAACACCGAGTTCACCCTGCCGGTGGAAACCAAAGCCTGGTTTGCCGGTTGGGCGCAGGCGCCGTACAAAAAGCTGGAACTGGCCAACTGGCCCGACGAAGCCGAACGCCCGCTGACGCTTGAAGTGCTCGGCGGCATCCACGTCGCCCTGCTCGAAGCGCAAATGGTCGACTACTCGCGCACCAAGTTCAAACTGAGCAAGACCAAGCCGAACACCATCGTCACCGCGATGCACGACCCGGCCGACCTGATCTCGCCGTTCGCCACGCCATGGCGCGGCATCATGATCGCAGAATCTGCCGGCGCGCTGGTCGACAACAACCATTTCATCCTCAACCTCAACCCGCCGTCGAAGATCGCCAAGCCGGACTGGATCAAGCCCGGCAAGATCATGCGCGTGATGACGCAGACCACCGCCGCCGCCAAGGCCAACATCGACTTCGCCGTCAAGCACAAGCTGCAATACGTGCTGTTCGACTGGAAATGGTACGGCCCCGCCTTCTCCTTCGATTCCGACGCGACCAAGGTGGCGATACCGGACTTCGACCTGCCGGCGATCATCAAATACGGCAAGGACCGGGGCGTCGGCATCTGGCTCTACGTCAACCAGCAAGCGCTGCTGACGCAGTCGGATACGCTGTTCAAGACCTACAAGGACTGGGGCGTCAAAGGCGTGAAATTCGGGTTCGCCCAGGTCGGCTCACACCGCTGGTCCACCTGGGTCAACAAGGCCATCCAGCAGGCGGCTGATGCCCAGATCATGGTCAACATCCATGACGATTGGCGCCCCACCGGCGAACAGCGCACCTGGCCCAACCTGCTGACTTCCGAAGGCGTGCGCGGCAACGAGGAAATGCCCGACGCGACGCATAACACGGTGCTGCCGTTCACCCGCTATCTGGCCGGTGCGGCCGACTACACGATCTGCTATTTCGATCCGCGCATCAAAACCACGCATGCGCATCAGCTGGCGCTGGCGGCGATCTACTACAGCCCCTTGCAGACCTTGTACTGGTACGACCGGCCCGAAAAGGAAAACAACGAGCCGGAGCTGGAATTCTGGGACAAGATTCCGGTGAGCTGGGACCAGAGCAAGGTTATCTCGGGCAAGCCGGGAGAATCCGTCACGGTCGCGCGCCGCAGCGGCGCCGACTGGTTCATCGGCGCCATCACCAACAACGATGCGCGCAACGTCAGCATTCCATTGAACTTCCTGGAAAAGGGCAAGAAGTACCAGGCCACCCTCTATGCAGATGACGCAGCCGCACCGACAACGACCAAGGTCGGCATCGAGCGGCGCGCGGTCGATGCCTCCAGCGTTATCGAGGCCAAGCTGTCGGCCTCGGGTGGCGTCGCCATCTGGATCACCCCGGCCCAGCCATAA
- a CDS encoding oligosaccharide MFS transporter — MTQTQSHFRFLSVFVFVYFFAQAMSISLLTLWLRNTLKLSGTEAGVVFAANFVAAMCSQPIYGFISDKVGMRKHILWTVSALCTMCGLFFMFVYAPLLKANLLLGAAIGGLYLGVTFIAGSYAIESYVDRIGRRYGFEYSRVRLCGSLGFASAAMMTGHLFNINPGINFFIASGAGLLMIIMLLVWRTETDTGTVTEANKVKLADALGLLRDPKFWRFMVFILGVTNLYLVFDQQFPSYFASLFPTPQMGAAMFGYLNSAQIFIEAGGLFLSPILVKRIGAKNGLMLAGAIMMLRIGGSSFAVGPVSISVLKMLHSVELPILVVSVFRYIAHHFDTRLASTLYMVGVSFGHSLGLAILSPMVGKSYDLIGFPSTYLVLAGLGLVFLVLSAFALEPTPAETPRRSASKPQADRDADAVEPLQKTL, encoded by the coding sequence ATGACCCAAACCCAATCGCATTTCCGGTTCCTGAGCGTCTTCGTCTTTGTGTACTTCTTTGCGCAGGCGATGAGCATCTCGCTGCTGACCCTGTGGCTGCGCAACACGCTGAAGTTGTCCGGCACCGAGGCCGGCGTGGTGTTCGCCGCCAACTTCGTCGCCGCGATGTGCTCGCAGCCGATCTACGGCTTCATCTCCGACAAGGTGGGCATGCGCAAGCACATCCTGTGGACCGTCAGCGCGCTGTGCACAATGTGCGGCCTGTTCTTCATGTTCGTCTACGCGCCGCTGCTCAAGGCCAACCTGCTGCTGGGCGCGGCCATCGGCGGCCTTTACCTGGGCGTGACCTTCATCGCCGGCAGCTACGCGATCGAATCGTATGTCGACCGCATCGGCCGCCGCTACGGCTTCGAATACAGCCGCGTGCGCCTGTGCGGCTCGCTCGGCTTCGCCAGCGCCGCGATGATGACCGGCCACCTGTTCAACATCAATCCCGGCATCAACTTCTTCATCGCCTCCGGCGCCGGGCTGTTGATGATTATCATGCTGCTGGTGTGGCGCACCGAGACCGACACCGGCACCGTCACCGAAGCGAACAAGGTCAAGCTGGCCGACGCGCTCGGCCTGCTGCGCGATCCCAAGTTCTGGCGCTTCATGGTGTTCATCCTGGGTGTGACGAATCTGTATCTGGTGTTCGACCAGCAATTCCCCAGCTACTTCGCCTCGCTGTTCCCGACGCCGCAAATGGGCGCGGCCATGTTCGGCTATCTCAACTCCGCGCAGATCTTCATCGAGGCGGGCGGCCTGTTCCTGTCGCCGATCCTGGTCAAGCGCATCGGCGCCAAGAACGGGCTGATGCTGGCCGGCGCCATCATGATGCTGCGCATCGGCGGCTCCAGCTTCGCCGTCGGGCCGGTGTCGATTTCGGTGCTGAAGATGCTGCACTCGGTCGAGTTGCCGATACTGGTGGTATCGGTTTTCCGCTACATCGCCCACCACTTCGACACGCGGCTGGCCTCCACCCTGTACATGGTCGGCGTCAGCTTCGGCCACTCGCTGGGGCTGGCGATCCTGTCGCCGATGGTCGGCAAGAGCTACGACCTGATCGGCTTCCCTTCGACTTATCTGGTGCTGGCGGGACTGGGACTGGTGTTCTTGGTGCTGTCGGCCTTCGCGCTGGAACCGACGCCGGCCGAAACGCCGCGCCGCAGCGCCAGCAAGCCCCAGGCTGACCGCGACGCGGACGCCGTCGAGCCACTGCAAAAGACTCTGTGA
- a CDS encoding glycoside hydrolase family 88 protein: protein MSVSLNAAVIEPLKGATPPDQQSRQMLTRALDQALASIDRNLAHFGDEFPAPSSTAGVYPAIGNIEWTNGFWTGMLWLAYEATGAQRYRDAAERHVLSFHQRQAEKINVNHHDLGFLYSLSCVSAYKLTGSAVAAEAAMGAAHLLLERYQPRAGIIQAWGDLNDPEQSGRMIIDCNLNLPLLYWASEHSGDLRFRQAADRHIDMAARHIVRPDGSTFHTFFFDTATGLPRHGKTHQGFADDSCWARGQAWGISGFPLVFRHNGDTRLLDLSKVLANYYLNRLPEDGICYWDLIFTSGEEERDSSAAAIAACGLLELAKNLPLLDPLRADYEAAALRTVRQLSEHYADTSGAAGGGLLRHAVYHKPHRIGIDESCIWGDYFYFESLVRLSRTWEPYW, encoded by the coding sequence ATGTCCGTATCCCTGAACGCCGCCGTCATCGAACCGTTGAAAGGCGCCACCCCGCCCGACCAGCAAAGCCGGCAGATGCTCACGCGCGCGCTCGACCAGGCGCTGGCGTCGATCGACCGCAACCTGGCCCACTTCGGCGACGAGTTCCCGGCGCCATCGAGCACGGCCGGCGTCTACCCGGCCATCGGCAATATCGAATGGACCAACGGCTTCTGGACCGGCATGCTGTGGCTGGCCTACGAAGCGACCGGCGCCCAGCGCTACCGCGACGCCGCCGAGCGCCACGTGCTCAGCTTCCACCAGCGGCAAGCGGAAAAGATCAACGTCAACCACCACGACCTGGGATTCCTGTACAGCCTGTCGTGCGTGTCGGCGTACAAGCTCACCGGCAGCGCCGTCGCAGCCGAGGCGGCGATGGGCGCGGCGCATCTGCTGCTGGAGCGCTACCAGCCGCGCGCCGGCATCATCCAGGCGTGGGGCGACCTGAACGATCCCGAGCAAAGCGGCCGCATGATCATCGACTGCAACCTCAACCTGCCGCTGCTGTACTGGGCCAGCGAGCACAGCGGCGACCTGCGCTTCCGCCAGGCCGCCGACCGGCATATCGACATGGCGGCGCGCCACATCGTGCGGCCGGACGGCTCGACCTTCCACACCTTCTTCTTCGACACGGCCACCGGCCTGCCGCGCCACGGCAAGACGCACCAAGGCTTCGCCGACGACTCGTGCTGGGCGCGCGGCCAGGCGTGGGGCATCTCCGGCTTCCCGCTGGTGTTCCGCCACAACGGCGACACGCGTTTGCTGGACTTGTCCAAGGTGCTGGCCAACTACTACCTGAACCGGTTGCCGGAAGACGGCATCTGCTACTGGGACTTGATCTTCACGTCGGGCGAGGAAGAGCGCGACAGCTCGGCCGCCGCCATCGCCGCCTGCGGCCTGCTGGAGCTGGCCAAGAACCTGCCGCTGCTCGACCCGCTGCGCGCCGATTACGAGGCCGCCGCGTTGCGCACCGTGCGGCAGCTGTCCGAACACTACGCGGACACGAGCGGCGCGGCCGGCGGCGGGCTGCTACGGCACGCCGTCTATCACAAACCGCACCGCATCGGCATCGACGAAAGCTGCATCTGGGGCGACTACTTTTATTTCGAATCCCTGGTGCGCCTGAGCCGCACGTGGGAACCCTACTGGTAA
- a CDS encoding lytic transglycosylase domain-containing protein, with protein MMAPAAQAGNQKEEALADSVRVALANSIKDATPPRITFRNDAERLRYEGWLAQMSARLKRKLPDEQTRHEFLATVWYESRRAGLEPGMVLGLIQVESAYRKYAVSLVGARGYMQVMPFWTNVIGDRDRSALFNMQTNLRYGCAILRMYIDMEGGNLYLALGRYNGSRGRPQYPNAVLTAWNNWK; from the coding sequence ATGATGGCGCCGGCCGCGCAAGCCGGCAATCAGAAGGAGGAGGCGCTGGCCGATTCGGTCCGCGTCGCCCTCGCCAACAGCATCAAGGATGCGACGCCGCCGCGCATCACCTTCCGTAACGACGCCGAACGGCTGCGTTACGAAGGCTGGCTGGCGCAGATGTCGGCGCGCCTCAAGCGCAAGCTGCCCGACGAGCAAACCCGCCATGAATTCCTTGCCACCGTGTGGTACGAGTCGCGCCGCGCCGGGCTGGAGCCGGGCATGGTGCTGGGCCTGATCCAGGTCGAATCGGCGTATCGCAAGTACGCGGTCTCGCTGGTGGGCGCGCGCGGGTATATGCAAGTGATGCCGTTCTGGACCAACGTAATCGGCGACCGCGACCGCAGCGCCCTGTTCAATATGCAAACCAACTTGCGGTACGGCTGCGCGATCTTGCGCATGTACATCGATATGGAAGGTGGCAACCTCTACCTCGCGCTGGGCCGCTACAACGGCAGCCGTGGCAGGCCGCAATACCCGAACGCCGTACTCACGGCGTGGAATAATTGGAAGTAG
- a CDS encoding proline--tRNA ligase has protein sequence MRASRFFISTLKEAPSDAEIVSHQLMMRAGMIKRLGSGIYTYMPMGLRVIRKVEAIVREEMNKSAAIELLMPLIQPAELWQETGRWDKMGAELLRIKDRHGREFAFQPTAEEVITDVVRSEIKSYRQLPLNFYHIQTKFRDERRPRFGLMRGREFTMKDAYSFDRDLAGMQASYKIMYDAYVRIFNRFGLKFRAVAADNGAIGGTGSHEFHVIASTGEDAVVYCPTSDYAANMEAAEALPLNATRPAAAQELTKVSTPDATKCELVAEQLKLPLAQTVKTLALTVETEKDGKVAKQYFMLLLRGDHELNEVKMGKVAGLADHRFSTEAEILEVYGCVPGYLGPIGTKAAVTVVADRTVANMADFVCGANDAGFHYTGANWGRDVAEPAIVADLRNVVEGDASPDGKGVLAIERGIEVGHVFQLGTAYSESMKATFLDENGKPAPLQMGCYGIGITRILGAAIEQNFDDKGIIWPTSLAPFELVLCPMGMDRSEAVKEAAEKLYADAQAAGIDVILDDRGLRPGGMFADWELIGVPHRVVIGDRGLKEGNLEYQGRRDTEATAVPVADVISFIQGKMSQ, from the coding sequence ATGCGCGCCTCACGATTTTTTATTTCCACGCTTAAAGAAGCGCCTTCCGACGCCGAGATCGTCAGTCACCAGTTAATGATGCGCGCCGGCATGATCAAGCGCCTGGGCTCGGGCATCTACACGTACATGCCGATGGGCCTGCGCGTCATCCGCAAAGTCGAAGCGATCGTACGCGAAGAGATGAACAAGTCCGCCGCCATTGAGCTGCTGATGCCGCTGATCCAGCCGGCCGAACTGTGGCAGGAAACGGGCCGCTGGGACAAGATGGGCGCAGAGTTGCTTCGCATCAAGGATCGCCACGGCCGCGAATTCGCCTTCCAGCCGACCGCCGAGGAAGTCATCACCGACGTTGTCCGCTCGGAAATTAAATCGTACCGTCAACTTCCGTTGAATTTTTACCACATTCAGACCAAGTTCCGCGACGAACGCCGCCCACGCTTCGGCCTGATGCGCGGCCGCGAGTTCACCATGAAGGACGCCTACTCGTTCGACCGCGACCTGGCCGGCATGCAAGCGTCGTACAAGATCATGTATGACGCCTATGTGCGCATCTTCAACCGCTTCGGCCTGAAGTTCCGCGCCGTGGCGGCCGACAACGGCGCCATCGGCGGCACCGGTTCGCACGAATTCCACGTCATCGCCAGCACCGGCGAGGACGCGGTCGTCTACTGCCCGACCTCCGACTACGCAGCCAACATGGAAGCGGCCGAAGCCTTGCCGCTGAACGCCACCCGTCCAGCCGCCGCCCAAGAATTGACCAAAGTTTCCACGCCGGACGCCACCAAGTGCGAGCTGGTCGCCGAGCAGCTCAAGCTGCCGCTGGCGCAGACCGTCAAGACGCTGGCGCTGACCGTCGAGACCGAAAAAGACGGCAAAGTGGCTAAACAGTATTTCATGTTGCTGCTGCGCGGCGACCATGAGCTGAACGAAGTCAAGATGGGCAAAGTGGCCGGCCTGGCCGATCACCGCTTCTCGACCGAGGCGGAAATCCTGGAAGTGTACGGCTGCGTGCCCGGCTACCTGGGTCCGATCGGCACCAAGGCCGCTGTCACCGTGGTGGCCGACCGCACCGTCGCCAACATGGCAGACTTCGTCTGCGGCGCCAACGACGCCGGCTTCCACTACACCGGCGCCAACTGGGGCCGCGACGTGGCCGAACCTGCCATCGTCGCCGACCTGCGCAACGTCGTCGAAGGCGACGCCTCGCCCGACGGCAAGGGCGTGCTGGCGATCGAGCGCGGCATCGAAGTGGGCCACGTGTTCCAGCTCGGCACCGCGTACTCGGAATCGATGAAGGCCACCTTCCTCGACGAGAACGGCAAACCGGCGCCGCTGCAGATGGGTTGCTACGGCATCGGCATCACCCGCATCCTGGGCGCGGCGATCGAGCAGAACTTCGACGACAAGGGCATCATCTGGCCGACATCGCTGGCGCCGTTCGAACTGGTGCTGTGCCCGATGGGCATGGACCGCAGCGAAGCGGTCAAGGAAGCGGCCGAGAAGCTGTACGCCGACGCGCAGGCGGCCGGAATCGACGTCATCCTCGACGACCGTGGCCTGCGTCCGGGCGGCATGTTCGCCGACTGGGAGCTGATCGGCGTGCCGCACCGCGTGGTCATTGGCGACCGTGGCCTGAAGGAAGGCAACCTGGAATACCAGGGCCGCCGCGACACCGAAGCGACCGCCGTGCCGGTGGCCGATGTGATCAGCTTCATCCAGGGCAAAATGTCGCAGTGA
- a CDS encoding RNA pyrophosphohydrolase translates to MLDREGFRPNVGIILLNAQNEVWWGKRVREHSWQFPQGGIKYGETPEQAMYRELEEEIGLRAEHVKIVGRTRDWLRYEVPDHFIKREIRGHYRGQKQIWFLLRMCARDNDVNLRLTDHPEFDAWRWHEYWVPLDVVIEFKRDVYQRALQELSRFLTWPANGHDRRQHGSRYLRQPHAPRPNPEPPGSACAPAEAVSTATATTVAAVAAGPAEPVKSDS, encoded by the coding sequence ATGCTCGATCGGGAGGGGTTTCGGCCCAACGTCGGCATCATCCTGCTCAACGCCCAGAACGAGGTGTGGTGGGGCAAACGCGTGCGTGAGCATTCGTGGCAGTTTCCGCAAGGTGGCATCAAATACGGAGAAACGCCTGAGCAGGCGATGTACCGGGAGTTGGAGGAAGAGATCGGCCTGCGGGCCGAGCACGTAAAAATCGTCGGCCGCACCCGCGACTGGCTGCGCTATGAGGTGCCGGATCATTTCATCAAGCGGGAAATCCGCGGCCATTACCGTGGGCAGAAGCAGATTTGGTTCCTGCTGCGCATGTGCGCGCGCGACAACGACGTCAACCTGCGCCTGACGGACCATCCGGAATTCGACGCCTGGCGCTGGCACGAGTACTGGGTGCCGCTCGATGTGGTGATCGAGTTCAAGCGCGACGTCTACCAGCGCGCGCTGCAGGAGCTCTCGCGCTTCCTGACTTGGCCGGCCAACGGCCATGATCGACGCCAGCACGGCTCGCGCTACCTGCGCCAGCCGCACGCGCCGCGTCCGAACCCGGAACCACCGGGATCGGCCTGCGCGCCGGCCGAGGCGGTTTCAACGGCCACCGCGACCACCGTGGCCGCCGTCGCGGCAGGGCCGGCCGAGCCGGTCAAAAGCGACAGCTGA
- a CDS encoding DUF1841 family protein gives MFNPSSDDVRRFFCEAYRKQRANEILTPLEAMAADWARHHPEYHDVLADVDTALSRDYSVEGAQANPFLHLSMHLSIDEQISIDQPRGIRDAATALTLKLDSAHEAQHEIMECLGEMIWNAQRTGTPPDGDAYIEAVKRRIK, from the coding sequence ATGTTCAATCCATCATCCGACGACGTCCGCCGCTTCTTCTGCGAGGCCTACCGCAAGCAGCGGGCCAACGAAATCCTCACCCCGCTCGAAGCGATGGCGGCCGACTGGGCGCGCCACCACCCCGAATACCACGACGTACTGGCCGACGTCGACACGGCGCTGTCGCGCGACTACTCGGTGGAGGGCGCGCAAGCCAATCCCTTCCTGCACCTGTCGATGCACCTGTCGATCGACGAGCAGATCTCGATCGACCAGCCGCGCGGCATCCGCGACGCCGCCACCGCCCTCACCCTCAAGCTCGACTCCGCGCACGAAGCGCAGCACGAGATCATGGAATGCCTGGGCGAGATGATCTGGAACGCCCAGCGCACCGGCACCCCGCCGGACGGCGACGCCTACATCGAAGCCGTCAAGCGCCGCATCAAATAA
- the mqo gene encoding malate dehydrogenase (quinone), whose translation MRKSLLILMSCLILAACSKSPAPSADKPVDVLLVGAGTMSATLGAMLKEMDPSLTMAIYERMDSVAAESSDAMNNAGTGHSAFAELNYTPEAADGHIETKKAVEINEQFEISKQFWAYQVKNKYIGAPQTFINNVPHMAFVWGDDNINFLRKRYAALQKENLFKGMLYSEDPAVIQQWAPLIMTGRDKGQKVAATRMEIGTDVNFGNLTRALVKHLTDTHGTTLNLRHQVEDIKRGTDGNWNVTVKNLADDSVKTVRAKFVFIGAGGGSLPLLEKSGIPEAKGYGGVPVGGQWLVTTNQALIDQHAAKVYGKASVGSPPMSVPHLDTRIIDGKKALLFGPFATFSTKFLKNGSWLDLPASIDSGNVRPMLQAGYDNIPLTKYLVGQVMNSPEDRLAALKEYLPTAKLEDWTLQNAGQRVQIVKDDPEKGGLLQFGTEVVGSADGSIVALLGASPGASTAPPIMIKVLQTAFKAKLATPEWDAKMKAMVPSYGHKLNSDPVLANKIRHYSSDILGLKAFTLDEPAVAAAPAETAAK comes from the coding sequence ATGCGTAAGTCATTATTAATTTTGATGTCGTGCCTGATCCTGGCGGCATGTAGCAAATCGCCGGCGCCCTCAGCCGACAAACCGGTCGACGTGCTGTTGGTCGGCGCCGGCACCATGAGCGCCACACTGGGCGCGATGCTCAAGGAAATGGACCCGAGCCTGACCATGGCCATCTACGAGCGCATGGATTCGGTCGCCGCCGAGAGCTCCGATGCGATGAACAACGCCGGCACCGGCCACTCGGCCTTCGCTGAGCTGAACTACACGCCGGAAGCGGCCGACGGCCACATCGAGACCAAGAAAGCGGTCGAAATCAACGAGCAGTTCGAGATTTCCAAGCAATTCTGGGCCTACCAGGTCAAGAACAAGTACATCGGCGCGCCGCAAACCTTCATCAACAACGTGCCGCACATGGCCTTTGTCTGGGGCGACGACAACATCAACTTCCTGCGCAAGCGCTACGCCGCGTTGCAGAAGGAAAACCTGTTCAAGGGCATGCTGTACTCGGAAGATCCGGCCGTCATCCAGCAATGGGCGCCGCTGATCATGACCGGCCGCGACAAGGGCCAGAAAGTGGCCGCCACCCGCATGGAAATCGGCACCGACGTCAATTTCGGCAACCTCACGCGCGCGCTGGTCAAGCACCTGACCGACACCCACGGCACCACCCTCAACCTGCGTCACCAGGTGGAAGACATCAAGCGCGGCACCGACGGCAACTGGAACGTCACCGTCAAGAACCTGGCCGACGACTCGGTCAAGACCGTGCGCGCCAAGTTCGTCTTCATCGGCGCCGGCGGCGGTTCGCTGCCGCTGCTGGAAAAATCGGGCATCCCGGAAGCCAAGGGCTACGGCGGCGTACCGGTCGGCGGCCAATGGCTGGTCACCACCAACCAGGCGCTGATCGACCAGCACGCGGCCAAGGTGTACGGCAAGGCGTCGGTCGGCTCGCCGCCGATGTCGGTGCCGCACCTGGACACCCGCATCATCGACGGCAAGAAAGCGCTGCTGTTCGGCCCGTTCGCCACGTTCTCGACCAAGTTCCTGAAAAACGGTTCGTGGCTCGACCTGCCGGCCTCGATCGACAGCGGCAACGTCCGTCCGATGCTGCAAGCCGGCTACGACAACATCCCGCTGACCAAGTATCTGGTCGGCCAGGTGATGAACTCGCCTGAAGACCGTCTGGCCGCGCTGAAAGAGTACCTGCCGACCGCCAAGCTGGAAGACTGGACGCTGCAAAACGCCGGCCAGCGCGTACAGATCGTCAAGGACGACCCTGAAAAAGGCGGCCTGCTGCAGTTCGGTACCGAAGTGGTCGGTTCGGCCGACGGCAGCATCGTCGCGCTGCTGGGCGCCTCGCCCGGCGCCTCGACCGCGCCGCCGATCATGATCAAAGTGTTGCAGACCGCGTTCAAGGCCAAGCTGGCCACGCCGGAATGGGACGCGAAGATGAAGGCCATGGTGCCGTCCTACGGTCACAAGCTGAACAGCGATCCTGTGCTGGCGAACAAGATTCGCCACTACAGCAGCGACATCCTGGGTCTGAAGGCGTTCACCTTGGACGAGCCGGCAGTCGCCGCCGCTCCGGCGGAGACCGCAGCCAAGTAA
- a CDS encoding cytochrome c, with protein MKKLIAALFCSTLSFAAVAGGNVAAGKAVADKYSCFTCHGKDYNSPIDPSYPKLAGQHKDYLQHALIGYKRGDGANGRNNAIMTGQVKPLTNQDIKDLAAYFNSLPGSLVVHR; from the coding sequence ATGAAAAAACTGATCGCCGCACTGTTCTGTTCCACCCTGTCGTTCGCCGCCGTCGCTGGCGGCAATGTCGCCGCCGGCAAGGCCGTGGCCGACAAGTACAGCTGCTTCACCTGCCATGGCAAGGATTACAACTCCCCGATCGACCCCAGCTATCCGAAGCTGGCCGGCCAGCACAAGGATTACCTTCAGCACGCGCTGATCGGCTACAAGCGCGGCGATGGCGCCAACGGCCGCAACAACGCCATCATGACCGGCCAGGTCAAGCCGCTGACCAATCAGGACATCAAGGATCTGGCGGCGTATTTCAACAGCCTGCCGGGCAGCCTGGTGGTGCACCGCTAG
- a CDS encoding cytochrome c yields MKKITALLVLAGLAQTVQVATAAEIVGNAQNAKAKVEMCIGCHGIPGYKATFPEVFQVPMIGGQSAKYIENALQAYKKGDRKHPSMKGIAASLSDQDIADVAAFYAQQTRTAAK; encoded by the coding sequence ATGAAAAAAATCACCGCACTTCTCGTGCTCGCAGGCCTCGCCCAGACCGTCCAGGTCGCCACCGCGGCGGAAATCGTGGGCAACGCCCAGAACGCCAAGGCCAAGGTTGAAATGTGTATCGGTTGTCATGGAATTCCGGGCTATAAAGCCACCTTCCCGGAAGTGTTTCAGGTGCCGATGATCGGCGGACAGTCGGCCAAGTATATTGAAAACGCGCTGCAGGCCTATAAGAAGGGCGATCGCAAGCACCCATCCATGAAGGGCATCGCCGCCAGCCTGTCGGACCAGGATATCGCCGACGTTGCAGCCTTCTATGCGCAGCAGACGCGCACCGCCGCGAAATGA